A single genomic interval of Panthera uncia isolate 11264 chromosome A1 unlocalized genomic scaffold, Puncia_PCG_1.0 HiC_scaffold_17, whole genome shotgun sequence harbors:
- the FAF2 gene encoding FAS-associated factor 2 isoform X1, translating into MAAPEERDLTQEQTEKLLQFQDLTGIESMDQCRHTLEQHNWNIEAAVQDRLNEQEGVPSVFNPPPSRPLQVNTADHRIYSYVVSRPQPRGLLGWGYYLIMLPFRFTYYTILDIFRFALRFIRPDPRSRVTDPVGDIVSFMHSFEEKYGRAHPVFYQGTYSQALNDAKRELRFLLVYLHGDDHQDSDEFCRNTLCAPEVISLINTRMLFWACSTNKPEGYRVSQALRENTYPFLAMIMLKDRRMTVVGRLEGLIQPDDLINQLTFIMDANQTYLVSERLEREERNQTQVLRQQQDEAYLASLRADQEKERKKREERERKRRKEEEVQQQKLAEERRRRNLQEEKERKLECLPPEPSPDDPESVKIIFKLPNDSRVERRFHFSQSLTVIHDFLFSLKESPEKFQIEANFPRRVLPCIPSEEWPNPPTLQEAGLSHTEVLFVQDLTDE; encoded by the exons gctGCTGTACAGGACCGATTGAATGAACAAGAGGGTGTACCAAGTGTTTTCAACCCACCTCCATCCCGACCCTTGCAAGTTAATACAGCTGACCACAGGATCTACAGCTATGTTGTCTCAAGACCACAACCAAGG GGGCTGCTTGGATGGGGTTATTACTTGATAATGCTTCCATTCCGGTTTACCTATTACACAATACTTGATATATTTAG GTTTGCTCTTCGTTTTATACGGCCTGACCCTCGCAGCCGGGTCACTGACCCCGTTGGGGACATTGTTTCATTTATGCACTCTTTTGAAGAGAAATATGGGAGGGCACACCCTGTCTTCTACCAGGGAACGTACAGCCAG GCACTTAATGATGCCAAGCGAGAACTTcgctttcttttggtttatctTCATGGAGATGATCACCAGGACTCTGATGAGTTCTGTCG CAACACACTCTGTGCACCTGAAGTTATTTCCCTAATAAACACTAGGATGCTCTTCTGGGCATGCTCCACAAATAAACCTGAGGGATACAGGG TGTCACAGGCTTTACGAGAGAACACCTATCCATTCCTGGCCATGATCATGCTGAAGGATCGGAGGATGACTGTGGTGGGACGGCTAGAAGGCCTCATTCAGCCCGATGACCTTATTAACCAGTTGACGTTTATCATGGATGCAAACCAGACTTACCTGGTGTCAGAACGCCTTGAAAG GGAAGAACGAAACCAGACCCAGGTGCTGAGACAACAGCAGGATGAGGCCTACCTGGCCTCTCTCAGGGCtgaccaagagaaagaaagaaagaaacgggAGGAGCGGGAACGGAAACGGCGGAAGGAAGAGGAAGTACAACAACAAAAGTTGGCAGAGGAGAGACGTCGGCGG AATTtacaagaggaaaaggaaaggaagttggAGTGCCTGCCCCCGGAGCCTTCCCCTGATGACCCCGAGAGTGTCAAGATCATTTTCAAATTACCCAATGATTCTCGAGTAGAGAGACGATTCCACTTCTCACAGTCTCTAACA GTAATCCACGACTTCTTATTCTCCTTGAAAGAAAGCCCAGAAAAGTTTCAGATTGAAGCCAACTTTCCCCGGCGGGTGCTGCCCTGCATCCCTTCAGAGGAGTGGCCCAACCCCCCCACGCTGCAGGAGGCCGGACTCAGCCACACAGAGGTTCTCTTTGTTCAGGACCTTACAGatgaatga
- the RNF44 gene encoding RING finger protein 44 isoform X1: protein MRPWALAVTRWPPSAPVGQQQFSVGPSSTPGQLRGSPTGASSLWCSPSREGPLASLPAQDEHLPSQQPPSRPHLPVEEHRASAPAGRSPRMLHPASQQSPFMVDLHEQVHQGPVPLSYTVTTVTTQGFPLPTGQHIPGCSAQQLPACSVMFSGQHYPLCCLPPPLIQACTMQQLPVPYQAYPHLISSDHYILHPPPPAPHPQPAHMAPLGQFVSLQAQHPRMPLQRLDNDVDLRGDQHPLGSFTYSTSAPGPALSPSMPLHYLPHDPLHQELSFGVPYSHMMPRRLSTQRYRLQQPLPPPPPPPPPPPYYPSFLPYFLSMLPMSPTAMGPTISLDLDVDDVEMENYEALLNLAERLGDAKPRGLTKADIEQLPSYRFNPDSHQSEQTLCVVCFSDFEARQLLRVLPCNHEFHTKCVDKWLKRPWLPASPQPAMGPHQPGPTPVENPKSYCI from the exons ATGCGACCATGGGCTCTGGCAGTGACTAGGTGGCCACCCTCTGCCCCTGTGGGTCAGCAGCAATTCTCTGTAGGACCCAGCAGTACCCCGGGCCAGCTCCGGGGAAG TCCTACTGGGGCCTCCTCTCTGTGGTGCAGCCCCAGCCGCGAGGGCCCCCTGGCCAGCCTGCCTGCCCAGGATGAGCACTTACCCTCCCAGCAGCCACCGTCCCGACCACACCTCCCTGTAGAGGAGCACCGAGCCTCGGCTCCTGCCGGCAGGAGCCCCCGAATGCTGCACCCAGCCTCTCAACAGAGCCCGTTCATGGTTGATCTCCACGAGCAG GTGCACCAGGGACCTGTCCCTCTGTCCTACACAGTCACCACAGTGACAACCCAAGGCTTCCCCTTGCCTACAGGCCAACACATCCCTGGCTGCAGTGCCCAGCAGCTCCCAGCATGCTCCGTGATGTTCAGCGGGCAGCACTACCCCCTCTGCTGCCTCCCACCCCCG CTGATCCAGGCGTGTACCATGCAGCAGCTCCCTGTGCCCTATCAGGCCTACCCCCACCTCATCTCCAGTGATCACTACATCCTGCACCCCCCACCGCCagccccacacccccagcctGCCCACATGGCACCTCTTGGGCAGTTTGTATCGCTGCAGGCCCAGCATCCACGTATG ccccTGCAGCGGCTTGACAATGATGTGGACCTGCGGGGGGACCAGCATCCCCTGGGGAGCTTCACCTactccacctctgccccaggcccagccctgtcCCCGTCTATGCCCCTGCACTACCTGCCCCATGATCCACTGCACCAGGAGCTGTCCTTTGGTGTG CCATATTCCCACATGATGCCTCGGAGACTGAGCACCCAGAGATACCGCCTGCAACAGCCGctgcccccgccacccccaccgccacccccgcCACCGTATTACCCCAGCTTCCTGCCCTACTTCCT CTCGATGCTGCCAATGTCACCAACAGCAATGGGGCCCACCATCAGCCTGGATCTCGACGTGGATGATGTGGAGATGGAGAACTATGAG GCCCTCCTGAATCTGGCAGAGCGGCTAGGAGATGCGAAGCCCCGAGGCCTCACCAAAGCGGACATCGAGCAGCTCCCATCGTACCGCTTTAACCCAGACAGCCATCAGTCAGAGCAGACACT ATGTGTTGTCTGCTTCAGTGACTTCGAGGCACGGCAGCTGCTCCGAGTCCTCCCCTGCAACCACGAGTTCCACACCAAGTGTGTCGATAAGTGGTTAAAG CGGCCCTGGCTCCCTGCGTCCCCTCAGCCTGCCATGGGGCCCCATCAGCCTGGCCCCACCCCCGTGGAGAACCCAAAGTCTTACTGTATATAA
- the RNF44 gene encoding RING finger protein 44 isoform X3, producing MRPWALAVTRWPPSAPVGQQQFSVGPSSTPGQLRGSPSREGPLASLPAQDEHLPSQQPPSRPHLPVEEHRASAPAGRSPRMLHPASQQSPFMVDLHEQVHQGPVPLSYTVTTVTTQGFPLPTGQHIPGCSAQQLPACSVMFSGQHYPLCCLPPPLIQACTMQQLPVPYQAYPHLISSDHYILHPPPPAPHPQPAHMAPLGQFVSLQAQHPRMPLQRLDNDVDLRGDQHPLGSFTYSTSAPGPALSPSMPLHYLPHDPLHQELSFGVPYSHMMPRRLSTQRYRLQQPLPPPPPPPPPPPYYPSFLPYFLSMLPMSPTAMGPTISLDLDVDDVEMENYEALLNLAERLGDAKPRGLTKADIEQLPSYRFNPDSHQSEQTLCVVCFSDFEARQLLRVLPCNHEFHTKCVDKWLKRPWLPASPQPAMGPHQPGPTPVENPKSYCI from the exons ATGCGACCATGGGCTCTGGCAGTGACTAGGTGGCCACCCTCTGCCCCTGTGGGTCAGCAGCAATTCTCTGTAGGACCCAGCAGTACCCCGGGCCAGCTCCGGGGAAG CCCCAGCCGCGAGGGCCCCCTGGCCAGCCTGCCTGCCCAGGATGAGCACTTACCCTCCCAGCAGCCACCGTCCCGACCACACCTCCCTGTAGAGGAGCACCGAGCCTCGGCTCCTGCCGGCAGGAGCCCCCGAATGCTGCACCCAGCCTCTCAACAGAGCCCGTTCATGGTTGATCTCCACGAGCAG GTGCACCAGGGACCTGTCCCTCTGTCCTACACAGTCACCACAGTGACAACCCAAGGCTTCCCCTTGCCTACAGGCCAACACATCCCTGGCTGCAGTGCCCAGCAGCTCCCAGCATGCTCCGTGATGTTCAGCGGGCAGCACTACCCCCTCTGCTGCCTCCCACCCCCG CTGATCCAGGCGTGTACCATGCAGCAGCTCCCTGTGCCCTATCAGGCCTACCCCCACCTCATCTCCAGTGATCACTACATCCTGCACCCCCCACCGCCagccccacacccccagcctGCCCACATGGCACCTCTTGGGCAGTTTGTATCGCTGCAGGCCCAGCATCCACGTATG ccccTGCAGCGGCTTGACAATGATGTGGACCTGCGGGGGGACCAGCATCCCCTGGGGAGCTTCACCTactccacctctgccccaggcccagccctgtcCCCGTCTATGCCCCTGCACTACCTGCCCCATGATCCACTGCACCAGGAGCTGTCCTTTGGTGTG CCATATTCCCACATGATGCCTCGGAGACTGAGCACCCAGAGATACCGCCTGCAACAGCCGctgcccccgccacccccaccgccacccccgcCACCGTATTACCCCAGCTTCCTGCCCTACTTCCT CTCGATGCTGCCAATGTCACCAACAGCAATGGGGCCCACCATCAGCCTGGATCTCGACGTGGATGATGTGGAGATGGAGAACTATGAG GCCCTCCTGAATCTGGCAGAGCGGCTAGGAGATGCGAAGCCCCGAGGCCTCACCAAAGCGGACATCGAGCAGCTCCCATCGTACCGCTTTAACCCAGACAGCCATCAGTCAGAGCAGACACT ATGTGTTGTCTGCTTCAGTGACTTCGAGGCACGGCAGCTGCTCCGAGTCCTCCCCTGCAACCACGAGTTCCACACCAAGTGTGTCGATAAGTGGTTAAAG CGGCCCTGGCTCCCTGCGTCCCCTCAGCCTGCCATGGGGCCCCATCAGCCTGGCCCCACCCCCGTGGAGAACCCAAAGTCTTACTGTATATAA
- the RNF44 gene encoding RING finger protein 44 isoform X4 yields the protein MRPWALAVTRWPPSAPVGQQQFSVGPSSTPGQLRGSPSREGPLASLPAQDEHLPSQQPPSRPHLPVEEHRASAPAGRSPRMLHPASQQSPFMVDLHEQVHQGPVPLSYTVTTVTTQGFPLPTGQHIPGCSAQQLPACSVMFSGQHYPLCCLPPPLIQACTMQQLPVPYQAYPHLISSDHYILHPPPPAPHPQPAHMAPLGQFVSLQAQHPRMPLQRLDNDVDLRGDQHPLGSFTYSTSAPGPALSPSMPLHYLPHDPLHQELSFGVPYSHMMPRRLSTQRYRLQQPLPPPPPPPPPPPYYPSFLPYFLSMLPMSPTAMGPTISLDLDVDDVEMENYEALLNLAERLGDAKPRGLTKADIEQLPSYRFNPDSHQSEQTLCVVCFSDFEARQLLRVLPCNHEFHTKCVDKWLKANRTCPICRADASEVPREAE from the exons ATGCGACCATGGGCTCTGGCAGTGACTAGGTGGCCACCCTCTGCCCCTGTGGGTCAGCAGCAATTCTCTGTAGGACCCAGCAGTACCCCGGGCCAGCTCCGGGGAAG CCCCAGCCGCGAGGGCCCCCTGGCCAGCCTGCCTGCCCAGGATGAGCACTTACCCTCCCAGCAGCCACCGTCCCGACCACACCTCCCTGTAGAGGAGCACCGAGCCTCGGCTCCTGCCGGCAGGAGCCCCCGAATGCTGCACCCAGCCTCTCAACAGAGCCCGTTCATGGTTGATCTCCACGAGCAG GTGCACCAGGGACCTGTCCCTCTGTCCTACACAGTCACCACAGTGACAACCCAAGGCTTCCCCTTGCCTACAGGCCAACACATCCCTGGCTGCAGTGCCCAGCAGCTCCCAGCATGCTCCGTGATGTTCAGCGGGCAGCACTACCCCCTCTGCTGCCTCCCACCCCCG CTGATCCAGGCGTGTACCATGCAGCAGCTCCCTGTGCCCTATCAGGCCTACCCCCACCTCATCTCCAGTGATCACTACATCCTGCACCCCCCACCGCCagccccacacccccagcctGCCCACATGGCACCTCTTGGGCAGTTTGTATCGCTGCAGGCCCAGCATCCACGTATG ccccTGCAGCGGCTTGACAATGATGTGGACCTGCGGGGGGACCAGCATCCCCTGGGGAGCTTCACCTactccacctctgccccaggcccagccctgtcCCCGTCTATGCCCCTGCACTACCTGCCCCATGATCCACTGCACCAGGAGCTGTCCTTTGGTGTG CCATATTCCCACATGATGCCTCGGAGACTGAGCACCCAGAGATACCGCCTGCAACAGCCGctgcccccgccacccccaccgccacccccgcCACCGTATTACCCCAGCTTCCTGCCCTACTTCCT CTCGATGCTGCCAATGTCACCAACAGCAATGGGGCCCACCATCAGCCTGGATCTCGACGTGGATGATGTGGAGATGGAGAACTATGAG GCCCTCCTGAATCTGGCAGAGCGGCTAGGAGATGCGAAGCCCCGAGGCCTCACCAAAGCGGACATCGAGCAGCTCCCATCGTACCGCTTTAACCCAGACAGCCATCAGTCAGAGCAGACACT ATGTGTTGTCTGCTTCAGTGACTTCGAGGCACGGCAGCTGCTCCGAGTCCTCCCCTGCAACCACGAGTTCCACACCAAGTGTGTCGATAAGTGGTTAAAG GCCAACCGGACGTGTCCCATTTGCCGGGCCGACGCCTCCGAGGTGCCCAGGGAGGCTGAGTGA
- the RNF44 gene encoding RING finger protein 44 isoform X5, which yields MLHPASQQSPFMVDLHEQVHQGPVPLSYTVTTVTTQGFPLPTGQHIPGCSAQQLPACSVMFSGQHYPLCCLPPPLIQACTMQQLPVPYQAYPHLISSDHYILHPPPPAPHPQPAHMAPLGQFVSLQAQHPRMPLQRLDNDVDLRGDQHPLGSFTYSTSAPGPALSPSMPLHYLPHDPLHQELSFGVPYSHMMPRRLSTQRYRLQQPLPPPPPPPPPPPYYPSFLPYFLSMLPMSPTAMGPTISLDLDVDDVEMENYEALLNLAERLGDAKPRGLTKADIEQLPSYRFNPDSHQSEQTLCVVCFSDFEARQLLRVLPCNHEFHTKCVDKWLKRPWLPASPQPAMGPHQPGPTPVENPKSYCI from the exons ATGCTGCACCCAGCCTCTCAACAGAGCCCGTTCATGGTTGATCTCCACGAGCAG GTGCACCAGGGACCTGTCCCTCTGTCCTACACAGTCACCACAGTGACAACCCAAGGCTTCCCCTTGCCTACAGGCCAACACATCCCTGGCTGCAGTGCCCAGCAGCTCCCAGCATGCTCCGTGATGTTCAGCGGGCAGCACTACCCCCTCTGCTGCCTCCCACCCCCG CTGATCCAGGCGTGTACCATGCAGCAGCTCCCTGTGCCCTATCAGGCCTACCCCCACCTCATCTCCAGTGATCACTACATCCTGCACCCCCCACCGCCagccccacacccccagcctGCCCACATGGCACCTCTTGGGCAGTTTGTATCGCTGCAGGCCCAGCATCCACGTATG ccccTGCAGCGGCTTGACAATGATGTGGACCTGCGGGGGGACCAGCATCCCCTGGGGAGCTTCACCTactccacctctgccccaggcccagccctgtcCCCGTCTATGCCCCTGCACTACCTGCCCCATGATCCACTGCACCAGGAGCTGTCCTTTGGTGTG CCATATTCCCACATGATGCCTCGGAGACTGAGCACCCAGAGATACCGCCTGCAACAGCCGctgcccccgccacccccaccgccacccccgcCACCGTATTACCCCAGCTTCCTGCCCTACTTCCT CTCGATGCTGCCAATGTCACCAACAGCAATGGGGCCCACCATCAGCCTGGATCTCGACGTGGATGATGTGGAGATGGAGAACTATGAG GCCCTCCTGAATCTGGCAGAGCGGCTAGGAGATGCGAAGCCCCGAGGCCTCACCAAAGCGGACATCGAGCAGCTCCCATCGTACCGCTTTAACCCAGACAGCCATCAGTCAGAGCAGACACT ATGTGTTGTCTGCTTCAGTGACTTCGAGGCACGGCAGCTGCTCCGAGTCCTCCCCTGCAACCACGAGTTCCACACCAAGTGTGTCGATAAGTGGTTAAAG CGGCCCTGGCTCCCTGCGTCCCCTCAGCCTGCCATGGGGCCCCATCAGCCTGGCCCCACCCCCGTGGAGAACCCAAAGTCTTACTGTATATAA
- the RNF44 gene encoding RING finger protein 44 isoform X2, whose product MRPWALAVTRWPPSAPVGQQQFSVGPSSTPGQLRGSPTGASSLWCSPSREGPLASLPAQDEHLPSQQPPSRPHLPVEEHRASAPAGRSPRMLHPASQQSPFMVDLHEQVHQGPVPLSYTVTTVTTQGFPLPTGQHIPGCSAQQLPACSVMFSGQHYPLCCLPPPLIQACTMQQLPVPYQAYPHLISSDHYILHPPPPAPHPQPAHMAPLGQFVSLQAQHPRMPLQRLDNDVDLRGDQHPLGSFTYSTSAPGPALSPSMPLHYLPHDPLHQELSFGVPYSHMMPRRLSTQRYRLQQPLPPPPPPPPPPPYYPSFLPYFLSMLPMSPTAMGPTISLDLDVDDVEMENYEALLNLAERLGDAKPRGLTKADIEQLPSYRFNPDSHQSEQTLCVVCFSDFEARQLLRVLPCNHEFHTKCVDKWLKANRTCPICRADASEVPREAE is encoded by the exons ATGCGACCATGGGCTCTGGCAGTGACTAGGTGGCCACCCTCTGCCCCTGTGGGTCAGCAGCAATTCTCTGTAGGACCCAGCAGTACCCCGGGCCAGCTCCGGGGAAG TCCTACTGGGGCCTCCTCTCTGTGGTGCAGCCCCAGCCGCGAGGGCCCCCTGGCCAGCCTGCCTGCCCAGGATGAGCACTTACCCTCCCAGCAGCCACCGTCCCGACCACACCTCCCTGTAGAGGAGCACCGAGCCTCGGCTCCTGCCGGCAGGAGCCCCCGAATGCTGCACCCAGCCTCTCAACAGAGCCCGTTCATGGTTGATCTCCACGAGCAG GTGCACCAGGGACCTGTCCCTCTGTCCTACACAGTCACCACAGTGACAACCCAAGGCTTCCCCTTGCCTACAGGCCAACACATCCCTGGCTGCAGTGCCCAGCAGCTCCCAGCATGCTCCGTGATGTTCAGCGGGCAGCACTACCCCCTCTGCTGCCTCCCACCCCCG CTGATCCAGGCGTGTACCATGCAGCAGCTCCCTGTGCCCTATCAGGCCTACCCCCACCTCATCTCCAGTGATCACTACATCCTGCACCCCCCACCGCCagccccacacccccagcctGCCCACATGGCACCTCTTGGGCAGTTTGTATCGCTGCAGGCCCAGCATCCACGTATG ccccTGCAGCGGCTTGACAATGATGTGGACCTGCGGGGGGACCAGCATCCCCTGGGGAGCTTCACCTactccacctctgccccaggcccagccctgtcCCCGTCTATGCCCCTGCACTACCTGCCCCATGATCCACTGCACCAGGAGCTGTCCTTTGGTGTG CCATATTCCCACATGATGCCTCGGAGACTGAGCACCCAGAGATACCGCCTGCAACAGCCGctgcccccgccacccccaccgccacccccgcCACCGTATTACCCCAGCTTCCTGCCCTACTTCCT CTCGATGCTGCCAATGTCACCAACAGCAATGGGGCCCACCATCAGCCTGGATCTCGACGTGGATGATGTGGAGATGGAGAACTATGAG GCCCTCCTGAATCTGGCAGAGCGGCTAGGAGATGCGAAGCCCCGAGGCCTCACCAAAGCGGACATCGAGCAGCTCCCATCGTACCGCTTTAACCCAGACAGCCATCAGTCAGAGCAGACACT ATGTGTTGTCTGCTTCAGTGACTTCGAGGCACGGCAGCTGCTCCGAGTCCTCCCCTGCAACCACGAGTTCCACACCAAGTGTGTCGATAAGTGGTTAAAG GCCAACCGGACGTGTCCCATTTGCCGGGCCGACGCCTCCGAGGTGCCCAGGGAGGCTGAGTGA